In Acinetobacter piscicola, a single window of DNA contains:
- a CDS encoding MacA family efflux pump subunit produces the protein MPKIKPSKIIVIVVCIAIIAAISWFMLKPKDEKPQFITSEVVRGDIENAVLATGGLEATKMVSVGAQVSGQVKKMYVQLGDQVKQGQLIAQIDSVRQTNDLKTAEANIKNQQAQLATKQATLAKVEAEYNRQKNMYAQDATSKAEYESALAAFKTAQADITAMNAQIEQSRLTLATAKEDLGYTQILAPMNGTVVAIVTEEGQTVNANQSAPTIVKLAQLNTMTIKAQISEADVMKVEEGQKVYFTTLGDSEKKRYATLRQVEPAPESINTETSNNSSSSSSNAVYYNALFDVPNDDGKLRIDMTAQVYIILAEAKNVLTVPAAALQSSNRPQRANRNNADKKPETTQKDKTDRPQRLELTAEEKALIDQGKASVSIVRVVQADGTAKRQQVLVGLNNRVTAEIMRGLKQGDQVVIADGSDTSNDSAKRSNRGGMRF, from the coding sequence ATGCCAAAAATAAAACCGTCCAAAATCATTGTAATTGTGGTCTGTATTGCCATTATTGCTGCAATTTCATGGTTTATGTTGAAGCCAAAAGATGAAAAACCGCAGTTCATCACCTCAGAAGTAGTACGTGGAGATATTGAAAATGCTGTCCTTGCCACAGGAGGTCTTGAAGCCACAAAAATGGTCAGTGTCGGCGCACAGGTTTCAGGTCAGGTCAAAAAAATGTATGTTCAACTTGGTGACCAAGTCAAACAAGGTCAATTGATTGCACAAATTGACTCAGTACGCCAGACCAATGATTTAAAAACGGCAGAAGCCAATATTAAAAATCAACAAGCACAGTTGGCAACCAAACAAGCGACTTTAGCAAAAGTTGAAGCTGAATATAATCGTCAAAAAAATATGTATGCACAGGATGCAACATCAAAAGCTGAATATGAAAGTGCACTTGCTGCATTTAAAACTGCACAAGCAGATATTACTGCAATGAATGCACAAATTGAACAATCACGCTTAACACTTGCAACAGCAAAAGAAGATTTAGGTTATACCCAAATCCTAGCACCAATGAATGGTACAGTCGTAGCAATCGTCACGGAAGAAGGTCAAACCGTAAATGCGAATCAAAGTGCACCAACGATTGTAAAACTTGCTCAACTCAATACTATGACCATCAAAGCGCAAATTTCTGAAGCTGACGTGATGAAAGTAGAAGAAGGTCAAAAAGTTTATTTTACAACTTTGGGTGATAGTGAGAAAAAACGTTACGCAACTTTACGTCAAGTAGAACCTGCACCTGAGTCGATCAATACTGAAACATCAAATAACAGTTCATCATCTTCAAGTAATGCTGTTTATTATAATGCTTTGTTTGATGTCCCAAATGATGATGGCAAACTGCGGATTGATATGACGGCACAAGTGTATATCATCCTTGCTGAAGCAAAAAATGTACTGACTGTTCCTGCTGCTGCATTGCAAAGTTCAAACCGTCCACAACGTGCTAACCGCAATAATGCCGATAAAAAACCAGAAACAACTCAGAAAGACAAAACAGACCGTCCACAACGCTTAGAACTCACTGCGGAGGAAAAAGCTTTAATCGATCAGGGCAAAGCATCTGTGTCGATAGTTCGTGTCGTGCAAGCAGATGGTACAGCCAAACGTCAACAAGTTTTGGTTGGTTTAAACAATCGTGTCACTGCTGAAATTATGCGTGGTCTTAAACAAGGTGATCAAGTGGTCATTGCAGATGGTTCTGACACCAGTAATGATTCAGCAAAACGTAGCAATCGAGGCGGAATGAGATTTTAA
- a CDS encoding rhodanese-like domain-containing protein, whose product MERWFEFMGNHPFLFGVLGVLIILFFVFEGQRSGRKISPQSLGILVKAKNAMLIDLRDAKDFKEGHISGSRNIPYSKITSHLEELKTADRPLVFICNMGQVAGSALQQVGHTDSYRLDGGISNWKAQGLPLIKAK is encoded by the coding sequence GTGGAACGTTGGTTTGAGTTTATGGGGAATCACCCCTTCTTATTTGGTGTTTTAGGGGTTCTGATCATTTTGTTCTTCGTATTTGAAGGTCAACGCAGTGGTCGTAAAATCTCTCCTCAATCACTCGGTATTTTAGTGAAAGCAAAAAATGCCATGTTGATCGATTTACGTGATGCCAAAGATTTTAAAGAAGGTCATATCAGCGGTAGTCGCAATATCCCTTACAGCAAAATTACAAGTCATTTAGAAGAGTTAAAAACTGCTGATCGTCCATTGGTCTTTATTTGTAATATGGGTCAAGTTGCAGGCAGTGCATTGCAACAAGTCGGTCATACAGATAGTTACCGCTTAGACGGTGGTATTAGCAATTGGAAAGCCCAAGGCTTACCATTGATCAAAGCGAAATAA
- a CDS encoding efflux transporter outer membrane subunit, with amino-acid sequence MQMNLTKLATALILGSSLVGCAAVVKTPYQAPAVDIPNQFAYSKVNQQQIHTALNADQWWSLFGDAQLNSLVEQVIAKNADLTVAGINLQTARLKAGLARDQQGPRVNSGVSTGHSFDLNSGDDSAKGLSLSTGVSYEVDLFGKLARQTEAAKWESLATEQDLQATGQTLIATTANLYWQLGYLNERYSVAQQSLSTTQKLYELVRTQYRAGAVSGLDLTQAEQSVQSQKASLSQIEQQLVETRTALAVLLQIPVQQLNIQEPKKLPRISLPYIATGLPADILSRRPDLRAAELRLREALASKDATKASYYPSISLTGNLGSSSTSLTNLLKNPALTLGASLSLPFLQYNDMKKDLKISELDYEKAIIQYRQTLYQAFADTENALSNRIELDKQVALQQKNLELAEKTERLTDVRYRNGAIALKNLLDAQETTRNARLSLVQVKQNQYNAYVTLMQALGGSPIQQLPNITSTEVTP; translated from the coding sequence ATGCAAATGAATTTAACAAAGCTTGCAACTGCCTTAATTCTTGGAAGTTCTTTGGTGGGATGTGCGGCTGTGGTAAAAACCCCTTATCAAGCACCTGCGGTTGATATTCCAAACCAATTTGCCTATAGCAAAGTCAATCAACAACAGATTCATACAGCGCTAAATGCCGACCAATGGTGGAGCTTATTTGGTGATGCTCAACTCAACAGTTTGGTTGAACAGGTCATTGCAAAAAATGCAGATTTAACTGTTGCTGGAATCAATTTACAAACAGCTCGCTTAAAAGCGGGTTTAGCTCGTGATCAACAAGGACCTCGTGTCAACTCAGGCGTATCGACAGGTCATTCATTTGATTTAAATTCAGGGGATGACAGTGCGAAGGGTTTATCGCTCAGTACAGGCGTCAGTTATGAAGTTGATCTATTTGGAAAATTGGCTCGTCAAACCGAAGCGGCAAAATGGGAATCTTTAGCGACCGAGCAAGATTTACAAGCCACAGGGCAAACACTGATTGCCACGACAGCAAATCTATATTGGCAATTAGGTTATTTAAATGAACGCTATAGCGTAGCACAGCAAAGTTTATCCACCACGCAAAAGCTCTATGAACTGGTACGCACGCAATATCGTGCAGGTGCGGTTTCAGGCTTAGATTTGACCCAAGCAGAACAGTCTGTACAAAGTCAAAAAGCCAGTTTGAGCCAAATTGAACAACAGCTGGTCGAAACACGTACTGCTTTGGCGGTGCTATTACAAATTCCTGTACAGCAGCTGAATATTCAAGAACCCAAAAAACTGCCACGCATCAGCTTACCGTATATTGCAACAGGCTTACCTGCCGATATTTTGTCACGTCGCCCCGATTTACGTGCTGCTGAGTTACGCTTGCGTGAAGCGCTTGCCTCTAAAGATGCAACCAAAGCCAGTTATTATCCTTCGATCAGTTTGACAGGGAACTTAGGCTCAAGCAGTACTTCACTCACCAATTTACTCAAAAATCCTGCACTAACACTCGGTGCAAGTTTGAGTCTGCCCTTTTTGCAATATAATGATATGAAAAAGGACTTAAAAATTAGTGAATTGGATTATGAAAAAGCCATTATTCAATATCGTCAGACTTTATACCAAGCCTTTGCTGATACTGAAAATGCACTTTCAAATCGCATTGAATTAGATAAGCAAGTTGCTTTGCAGCAGAAAAATTTAGAACTGGCTGAGAAAACTGAACGTTTAACAGATGTACGTTATCGCAATGGCGCGATTGCTTTAAAAAATCTGTTAGATGCGCAAGAAACCACACGTAATGCACGACTGTCTTTAGTACAAGTCAAGCAAAATCAATACAATGCTTATGTGACCTTAATGCAAGCACTAGGGGGTAGCCCGATTCAGCAATTACCAAATATCACTAGCACTGAAGTCACACCATAA
- a CDS encoding MacB family efflux pump subunit yields MNQHQQPLLEVNNLIREFPAGDSTVQILKGIDLKIYAGELVAIVGQSGSGKSTLMNILGCLDKPTSGSYQVKGRETRELEPDELAQLRREYFGFIFQRYHLLGDINAAGNVEVPAIYAGMNPTARQERSKALLTELGLGEKTQNRPNQLSGGQQQRVSIARALMNGGDVILADEPTGALDKNSGIEVMRILRELNAKGHTIILVTHDMNVAKNATRIIEISDGNIISDTPNTPEAERIAATENALDGIEKQKKSSAWRSILDRFSEAFRMALLAMNAHRMRTFLTMLGIIIGIASVVSVVALGNGSQKQILENISSLGTNTITVFQGRGFGDNSKTAQVKTLIPADADALAEQPYVQAVSPSVNSSLTGRFKDTEAAITVNGVSSDFFDVKGMIFTSGQAFDKHSVIERAQDVVIDTNTKNTFFADGTNPVGQVILLGTVPSRIIGIVDAQKGMMGSDSLNVYLPYSTVMSRMLGQSNVRSIIVRVKDEYPTAIAENAILSLLEQRHGTQDVFTQNSDSIRETIEQTTATMTLLVSAIAVISLVVGGIGVMNIMLVSVTERTQEIGVRMAVGARQSDILQQFLIEAILVCILGGILGVLLSLGVGQLISHFAGDSFQMAYSTTSIIAAFVCSTLIGVVFGFIPARNAAQLDPVDALSRE; encoded by the coding sequence ATGAATCAGCATCAGCAACCTCTACTTGAGGTGAATAATCTGATCCGTGAATTTCCCGCTGGTGATTCGACTGTTCAGATTTTAAAAGGGATCGACTTAAAGATTTATGCAGGTGAATTGGTTGCCATTGTTGGTCAGTCAGGTTCAGGTAAATCAACTTTGATGAATATTTTAGGTTGTTTAGACAAACCTACTTCGGGCAGTTATCAAGTGAAAGGACGTGAAACACGTGAACTTGAACCCGATGAACTGGCACAGTTACGCCGTGAATATTTTGGTTTTATTTTCCAACGTTATCACTTATTGGGTGACATCAATGCGGCAGGCAATGTAGAAGTTCCTGCAATCTACGCAGGGATGAATCCCACTGCCCGCCAAGAACGCTCTAAAGCATTGTTGACTGAACTAGGACTAGGTGAAAAAACTCAAAACCGTCCAAACCAATTATCAGGTGGTCAGCAACAACGTGTCTCTATTGCACGGGCGTTAATGAATGGCGGTGATGTGATCCTTGCTGATGAACCAACAGGTGCATTGGACAAGAACAGCGGTATAGAAGTGATGCGTATTTTACGTGAACTGAATGCCAAAGGTCATACCATTATCTTGGTAACCCATGATATGAATGTGGCAAAAAATGCAACGCGTATCATTGAAATCAGTGATGGTAATATCATTTCAGATACACCCAACACCCCCGAAGCTGAAAGGATTGCAGCAACAGAAAATGCACTTGATGGTATAGAAAAGCAAAAAAAATCTTCTGCTTGGCGTTCGATATTAGACCGTTTCAGTGAAGCTTTTCGCATGGCATTATTGGCCATGAATGCACATCGTATGCGTACATTTTTGACCATGCTTGGGATTATTATCGGGATTGCTTCGGTCGTTTCGGTTGTGGCGCTCGGGAATGGCTCACAAAAACAAATTTTAGAAAATATTAGCAGTTTGGGTACCAATACCATCACGGTATTTCAAGGGCGAGGCTTTGGAGATAACTCCAAAACTGCTCAAGTCAAAACCCTGATCCCTGCCGATGCCGACGCCTTAGCAGAACAACCTTATGTACAAGCGGTCAGCCCATCAGTTAATTCAAGTTTAACTGGGCGTTTCAAAGATACGGAAGCTGCAATTACGGTTAATGGGGTCAGTAGTGACTTTTTTGATGTCAAAGGCATGATCTTTACCTCAGGACAAGCTTTTGACAAACATAGTGTGATTGAGCGTGCTCAAGATGTGGTCATTGACACCAATACAAAAAATACTTTTTTCGCTGATGGAACAAATCCCGTTGGACAAGTCATTTTATTAGGGACTGTACCCAGTCGAATTATTGGGATTGTAGATGCTCAAAAAGGGATGATGGGCTCAGACAGTTTAAATGTCTACCTGCCCTATTCAACAGTGATGAGTCGTATGTTAGGGCAATCTAACGTACGCAGTATTATCGTTCGTGTGAAAGATGAATATCCTACAGCAATCGCAGAAAATGCCATTCTCAGCTTACTTGAACAACGTCATGGTACACAGGATGTCTTTACCCAAAACTCTGACAGTATCCGTGAAACCATTGAACAAACCACTGCAACAATGACCTTACTCGTTTCAGCAATTGCCGTCATTTCTTTGGTGGTCGGTGGAATTGGCGTCATGAATATTATGCTGGTATCGGTGACTGAACGTACCCAAGAAATTGGGGTACGTATGGCTGTGGGTGCTCGACAAAGCGATATTTTACAACAATTCCTGATTGAAGCGATTTTGGTTTGTATCTTAGGCGGGATTTTAGGGGTGCTCTTATCTTTAGGAGTTGGTCAACTGATTAGCCACTTTGCGGGTGATAGTTTCCAAATGGCGTATTCTACAACCTCAATTATTGCAGCTTTCGTCTGTTCAACCTTAATTGGTGTGGTATTTGGCTTTATTCCTGCCCGTAATGCTGCACAACTTGATCCCGTCGATGCTCTCTCACGCGAATAA
- a CDS encoding Bax inhibitor-1/YccA family membrane protein, whose product MQSNNPILTRVETHADYSQPMTVQGAIQKSILMTVIAAVLGLGVFIYSFATMNFGMAYAAAMVGAIGGLIIALVATFKPNTARVLAIPYALFEGAFLGGASVIFQLKFPGVPLQALLATFVTTFVMFGLYRFKIIRATEKFKSIVMSATIAIALVFIVQFIMNLAFGSSIPGLFESSWLGIGFAAFVAVIASLNLILDFDLIENAAAQRAPKAFEWLCGIALLATLVWMYYSFMRLFSLLQGDD is encoded by the coding sequence ATGCAAAGTAATAACCCTATTTTAACCCGTGTGGAAACACATGCGGACTACAGTCAGCCGATGACCGTGCAGGGTGCAATTCAAAAGTCGATATTGATGACTGTGATTGCTGCTGTGCTTGGTTTGGGTGTTTTCATTTATAGTTTTGCAACCATGAATTTTGGTATGGCCTATGCAGCTGCAATGGTTGGTGCAATTGGCGGTCTCATCATTGCATTAGTTGCAACTTTTAAACCAAATACTGCACGTGTTTTAGCAATTCCTTATGCGCTGTTTGAAGGTGCATTTTTAGGTGGTGCATCGGTTATTTTCCAGTTGAAATTTCCAGGTGTACCGTTACAAGCGTTGTTGGCAACTTTTGTCACTACTTTTGTGATGTTTGGTTTGTATCGTTTTAAAATTATTCGTGCCACTGAAAAATTTAAATCCATTGTGATGTCAGCAACGATTGCGATTGCATTAGTTTTTATTGTGCAGTTCATCATGAATTTGGCATTTGGTTCAAGCATTCCTGGGCTATTTGAAAGTTCTTGGTTGGGCATAGGCTTTGCTGCTTTTGTTGCGGTTATTGCCTCATTGAACTTAATTTTAGATTTTGATTTAATTGAAAATGCTGCTGCACAACGTGCACCAAAAGCGTTTGAATGGCTATGTGGTATCGCATTATTAGCTACTTTAGTTTGGATGTATTATTCATTCATGCGTTTATTTAGCTTATTGCAAGGCGATGATTAA
- a CDS encoding enoyl-ACP reductase codes for MAQGLLAGKRFLIAGIASKLSIAFGIAQALHREGAELAFTYPNEKLKKRVDDFAEQFGSTLVFPCDVAVDAEIDHAFAELAKHWDGLDGVVHSIGFAPAHTLDGDFTEVTDREGFKVAHDISAYSFIAMARAAKPLLLARQGCLLTLTYQGSEVVMPNYNVMGMAKASLEAGVRYLASSLGAEGIRVNAISAGPIRTLAASGIKSFRKMLDANEKIAPLKRNVTIEDVGNAALFLCSPWANGITGEILYVDAGFNTVGMSASMMDSE; via the coding sequence ATGGCACAAGGACTTTTGGCAGGTAAGCGCTTCCTCATCGCAGGAATTGCAAGTAAATTATCGATTGCATTTGGTATTGCGCAAGCGCTACATCGTGAAGGAGCAGAGCTTGCATTTACTTATCCAAACGAAAAATTGAAAAAACGTGTAGACGACTTTGCAGAGCAATTTGGTTCTACTTTGGTTTTTCCTTGTGATGTTGCTGTTGATGCTGAAATTGATCATGCATTTGCTGAGTTGGCAAAACATTGGGACGGTTTAGATGGTGTTGTGCATTCGATCGGCTTTGCACCTGCACATACCTTAGATGGTGACTTTACTGAAGTTACCGATCGTGAAGGTTTTAAAGTTGCACATGACATTAGCGCATATAGCTTTATTGCGATGGCGCGTGCAGCAAAACCGTTATTGCTTGCGCGTCAAGGTTGCTTACTCACATTGACTTACCAAGGTTCTGAAGTTGTGATGCCAAACTACAATGTAATGGGCATGGCAAAAGCATCTTTAGAAGCAGGTGTGCGTTATTTGGCATCGAGCTTAGGTGCTGAAGGGATTCGTGTAAATGCGATTTCGGCAGGTCCAATCCGTACTTTAGCAGCATCAGGTATTAAATCTTTCCGTAAAATGTTAGATGCGAATGAAAAAATTGCCCCGTTAAAACGTAATGTGACGATTGAAGATGTAGGAAATGCCGCACTTTTCCTTTGTTCACCTTGGGCAAATGGGATTACAGGTGAAATTTTGTATGTAGATGCAGGTTTCAATACTGTGGGTATGAGTGCATCAATGATGGATAGCGAATAA
- the secB gene encoding protein-export chaperone SecB — MSEEQQAQPQLALERLYAKDLSFEVPGAQVFTKEWQPELNINLSSSAEKVDPTHFEVSLKVVVQANNGGETAFIVDATQAGIFLIDGIEEERLPYILGAYCPNILFPFLREAVNDLVTKGSFPQLLLTPINFDAEFEANMERAQAAAAEGQA; from the coding sequence ATGAGTGAAGAACAACAAGCTCAACCACAACTTGCTTTAGAACGTTTATATGCAAAAGACTTATCTTTTGAAGTTCCTGGGGCGCAAGTTTTTACTAAAGAATGGCAACCTGAGCTGAACATCAATTTGTCTTCTTCTGCTGAAAAAGTAGACCCAACACACTTCGAAGTTTCTTTGAAAGTGGTTGTTCAAGCGAACAATGGTGGTGAGACTGCTTTTATCGTTGATGCAACACAAGCGGGTATTTTCCTGATTGATGGAATCGAAGAAGAACGCTTACCTTACATTTTAGGTGCTTACTGCCCGAACATTTTGTTCCCATTCCTTCGTGAAGCGGTGAATGATCTTGTCACTAAAGGTAGCTTCCCACAATTACTTCTTACTCCGATCAATTTTGATGCTGAGTTTGAAGCAAATATGGAACGTGCTCAAGCCGCTGCTGCTGAAGGTCAAGCTTAA
- the orn gene encoding oligoribonuclease, which yields MSSSTPDTRLIWIDLEMTGLDTDNDQIIEVATIVTDDHLNILAEGPVLAVHQSDVILNAMDEWNTKQHGQSGLIERVRRSKLTARDAELQTLEFLKKWVNPKSSPMCGNSICQDRRFLHRLMPEMEQYFHYRNLDVSSVKELAKRWRPEIMSGLKKNASHLAMDDIRDSIAELKYYRQYFFISNQD from the coding sequence ATGAGCAGCAGCACCCCAGATACACGCTTGATTTGGATTGATCTTGAAATGACAGGTCTTGATACGGACAACGATCAAATTATTGAAGTTGCCACCATTGTAACGGACGATCATTTAAATATTCTTGCGGAAGGTCCAGTGCTCGCAGTACATCAATCAGATGTTATTTTAAATGCAATGGATGAGTGGAATACCAAACAGCATGGTCAGTCAGGTCTGATTGAACGTGTCCGTCGTAGTAAATTGACTGCACGTGATGCAGAGTTACAGACTTTGGAATTTTTAAAGAAATGGGTCAATCCAAAATCATCGCCAATGTGTGGTAATTCAATTTGCCAAGATCGTCGTTTTTTACATCGTTTAATGCCTGAAATGGAACAATATTTCCACTATCGTAATTTAGACGTTTCTTCTGTAAAAGAGTTGGCAAAACGCTGGCGCCCTGAGATTATGAGCGGTCTGAAGAAAAATGCCTCACATTTAGCAATGGATGATATTCGTGATTCAATTGCGGAGTTAAAATACTATCGTCAGTATTTCTTTATCTCAAATCAAGATTAA
- the holA gene encoding DNA polymerase III subunit delta: protein MKLDYLQALKRVDEARGAWIMYGQEPLLEQNLLDAFRKSWSTHDIERQRYDLTSVSDWKHVFNALDSLSLFSQHLAVEVHGNIKPDANGLKQLKHYLQHNEHNLLLIVMPKQDTNSLKSSFFQTVEANGVMVQLSANSPKDRQRILTIEADQLGIQLDQDAWLWLEQHHEHNLLAAKNSLMRVADTFPEQKQIKIEHLYECLQDQSRYNSFDLSDAFLAGDFAQSIKILNYLFESGEAPSLLLWTISKEMRLLMQLYEQPQNALQLGIWKTKIATYQQTLRRLNPQTFLLWPALLLSIDASIKGLSQENPEHLIQQAIALLCGKSLFTNH, encoded by the coding sequence ATGAAACTTGACTATCTCCAAGCCTTAAAACGTGTTGATGAAGCTCGTGGGGCTTGGATTATGTACGGTCAAGAACCGTTATTAGAACAAAATCTACTCGATGCTTTTCGTAAAAGTTGGAGTACGCACGACATTGAACGTCAACGTTATGATTTAACGAGCGTCAGTGATTGGAAACACGTATTTAATGCATTAGATAGTTTGTCATTGTTTTCTCAGCATTTGGCTGTGGAAGTGCATGGCAATATTAAGCCTGATGCCAATGGACTCAAACAACTTAAACATTATCTTCAACACAATGAGCATAATTTATTGCTCATTGTAATGCCAAAACAAGATACAAATAGTTTAAAGTCTAGTTTCTTTCAAACCGTTGAAGCCAATGGGGTTATGGTACAGCTTAGTGCCAATTCCCCCAAAGATCGTCAACGAATTTTAACCATTGAAGCTGATCAATTGGGTATTCAATTGGATCAAGATGCTTGGCTATGGCTTGAACAGCATCATGAGCATAATTTATTGGCTGCAAAAAATAGCTTAATGCGTGTTGCCGATACATTTCCTGAACAAAAACAGATCAAGATTGAACATCTATATGAATGTTTACAGGATCAATCACGTTATAACAGTTTTGACTTAAGCGATGCATTTTTGGCAGGAGATTTTGCTCAAAGCATCAAAATTTTAAATTATTTATTTGAATCAGGTGAAGCACCTAGTCTATTGTTATGGACGATTAGTAAAGAAATGCGCCTGTTGATGCAATTGTATGAACAGCCGCAAAATGCTTTACAGCTTGGCATTTGGAAAACTAAAATTGCCACTTATCAGCAAACATTACGCCGTTTAAATCCACAAACCTTTTTATTATGGCCCGCGTTATTACTCAGCATTGATGCCTCAATTAAAGGTTTAAGTCAGGAAAATCCTGAACATTTAATCCAGCAAGCGATTGCTCTACTGTGTGGAAAAAGCTTATTCACCAACCACTAA
- the rsgA gene encoding ribosome small subunit-dependent GTPase A — MALIRKRRLTEQQQRRIQKQHKTRQEEIDTSNDLEGLVVQHYGRQLEVQALSVPDQHPEKPQVKAGDPEPFWKTIELDSVWRCHTRTNLELLVTGDKVKWQADPNTGLGIITAIHPRTSLLTRPDRYHKVKPVAANISLIVIVFAALPEPAPTLIDRYLVACADADIPVLLVLNKSDLLKENDPILDMLKEYQALGYEVLITRSDGDLTPLAQRLDNETVAFVGQSGVGKSSLINVIVPDAAQKTNIISENSALGQHTTTSTRLIRFGENGALIDSPGIREFGLWHLDLEKIDAGFSDIANFLGHCQYRNCTHTHEKQCALKQAVAEGEILARRLDSYLRLVDEITEAQQKN, encoded by the coding sequence ATGGCTTTAATTCGTAAACGTCGTTTAACTGAACAGCAACAACGTCGCATTCAGAAACAACATAAAACACGTCAAGAAGAAATCGACACTTCAAATGACCTCGAAGGTTTAGTGGTCCAACATTATGGACGTCAACTTGAAGTACAAGCCCTTTCTGTTCCTGATCAACATCCTGAAAAACCGCAAGTTAAAGCAGGTGATCCCGAACCCTTTTGGAAAACCATTGAGCTAGACAGTGTTTGGCGTTGCCATACGCGTACCAACTTAGAACTTTTGGTCACAGGCGATAAAGTCAAATGGCAAGCTGATCCCAATACAGGTTTAGGGATTATCACAGCCATTCATCCACGAACATCATTACTCACCCGCCCTGATCGTTATCACAAAGTTAAACCCGTGGCAGCTAATATTAGTTTGATTGTCATTGTCTTTGCAGCTTTACCCGAACCTGCACCGACACTGATTGACCGTTATCTGGTTGCTTGTGCTGATGCCGATATTCCTGTGTTATTGGTACTGAATAAGTCTGACTTACTTAAAGAAAATGATCCTATTTTAGATATGCTTAAAGAGTATCAAGCTTTAGGCTATGAAGTCCTCATCACACGTTCTGATGGTGATTTGACGCCACTCGCACAACGTCTTGATAATGAAACGGTTGCTTTTGTGGGGCAATCTGGTGTGGGCAAAAGCTCTCTGATCAATGTCATCGTGCCTGATGCAGCGCAAAAAACCAATATTATTTCTGAAAACTCAGCTTTAGGACAACATACCACCACATCTACGCGTTTAATTCGCTTTGGTGAAAATGGTGCGCTGATTGACTCACCGGGCATTCGTGAGTTTGGACTTTGGCATTTAGATTTAGAAAAAATTGATGCTGGATTTTCAGATATTGCCAATTTTTTAGGGCATTGCCAATACCGCAATTGTACCCACACGCATGAAAAGCAATGTGCACTGAAACAAGCTGTTGCCGAAGGTGAAATCTTAGCAAGACGCTTAGACAGTTATTTGCGCTTGGTAGACGAAATTACCGAGGCGCAACAAAAAAATTAA
- the grxC gene encoding glutaredoxin 3: MTANVIVYSTVSCPYCVRAKQLLERKGIEFKEINLSNEAPEVRVELMQRTKHRTVPQIFIKDQFIGGFDQLYALEKAGKLDELLA; encoded by the coding sequence ATGACTGCTAATGTAATTGTATATTCTACAGTTTCTTGCCCATATTGCGTTCGAGCAAAACAACTTCTTGAACGTAAAGGTATTGAGTTTAAAGAAATTAATCTTTCAAATGAAGCACCTGAAGTTCGTGTAGAACTCATGCAACGTACAAAACATCGTACAGTGCCACAAATTTTTATTAAAGATCAATTCATCGGTGGGTTTGACCAACTTTATGCGCTTGAAAAAGCTGGCAAACTTGACGAATTACTCGCTTAA
- the lptE gene encoding LPS assembly lipoprotein LptE, with protein MHLVQRVAAVVLTLGFSAGLVGCDFHLKGTNQYVTPLVYTKLNLQLPKNTDDLESKLSVYLTASGVQLGNSSDAYVLRVLDYKPIRHELNGQLIETLLRLSVTFQIEDQQGHAITEPRTLTASRSYQYDVATVNTDDQQEKYLKQVIIDDIAQQISRQISANRLPKAQHLLNPAPQTAQ; from the coding sequence ATGCATTTGGTTCAACGTGTTGCCGCAGTTGTATTAACTTTGGGTTTCAGTGCAGGCTTAGTGGGTTGTGATTTCCATTTAAAAGGCACAAACCAATATGTAACCCCTTTGGTTTATACCAAACTTAATCTACAACTTCCTAAAAATACAGACGATCTAGAAAGTAAACTGAGTGTTTATTTGACAGCATCAGGCGTACAACTCGGCAATAGCAGTGATGCCTATGTATTACGTGTGTTAGATTACAAACCGATTCGTCATGAACTCAATGGTCAATTGATTGAAACCCTATTACGTCTCAGTGTGACTTTTCAAATTGAAGATCAACAAGGTCATGCGATTACTGAGCCACGTACCTTGACTGCATCACGTAGTTACCAATATGACGTTGCGACGGTCAATACCGATGATCAACAAGAAAAGTATTTAAAACAAGTTATTATTGATGATATTGCACAACAAATTAGTCGTCAAATCTCAGCAAATCGTTTACCTAAAGCGCAACATTTATTGAACCCAGCACCACAAACTGCACAGTAA